One genomic window of Marinobacter adhaerens HP15 includes the following:
- a CDS encoding sigma-54-dependent Fis family transcriptional regulator — MEFNNAEADRVKLCLIGNSKLSKMVHSLIPEFQSIAEIVIIDSIFNDALMSARRLVEHDAVDVFISAGANAHYLKDTLPVPVVALELRQSDLVNAVLKARQISNKILLLTYEHQSTWTEFLDYVEGVDIVHRTYKTAEEARETFHGVEKDGIGVVIGSSFICDLAEQEGLPFVMVYSRESCRYMVRKAISVAGEHKREGERRAFVQFLMDSASSPTIITNRDEQIIGFNRSALGLVKGLARNKRIDRFLDSRFLQTPDTVAEGIQVGDRLCRVQKSAFEVDGVRVGHLYALTAAPQSKSGSEGKTSGLIYESGRMAEVAHFLQVYGATPGAVLLRGETGTGKELAARMIHDSSANKEGPFVAINCAAIPSELFESELFGYADGAFTSSRSGGKSGLLETANNGTFFMDEINSLPLPQQAKLLRVLQEREVRPVGSRRSIALNIKFVAACNHDLLEEVRAGRFREDLYYRLNVFIVNLPPLRERPDDIEPLTRHFIQSLGRQYGIDADENALAEVLVPRFRRYGWPGNVRQLENLMERLLVSSTLYSSTEQFASHLQSLAPELFELTDLGQSGLTEGCHLQSVEQEEILKVLGRFGGNKTKAAEYLGISQTTLWRRLKQMSADPRAVGNDQSGE, encoded by the coding sequence ATGGAGTTCAATAACGCCGAAGCAGATCGAGTTAAGTTGTGCCTGATCGGCAACTCCAAGCTCAGCAAGATGGTTCACTCCCTGATTCCGGAATTCCAATCCATCGCTGAGATCGTCATCATCGACAGCATCTTCAACGATGCCCTCATGTCTGCGCGGCGTCTGGTCGAGCATGACGCGGTGGATGTGTTCATTAGCGCCGGAGCGAATGCGCACTATCTGAAGGACACCTTGCCGGTGCCGGTCGTGGCACTGGAGCTCAGGCAATCCGATTTGGTCAATGCCGTACTCAAGGCCCGCCAGATCAGCAACAAGATTCTTCTGCTGACCTATGAACACCAGAGCACCTGGACTGAGTTTCTCGATTACGTGGAAGGTGTCGACATTGTTCATCGCACCTATAAGACTGCAGAAGAGGCCCGGGAAACCTTCCACGGTGTAGAGAAAGACGGTATTGGTGTGGTGATCGGCTCCAGCTTTATCTGTGACCTGGCTGAGCAGGAAGGCCTGCCGTTTGTCATGGTGTATTCGAGGGAATCCTGCCGTTACATGGTCCGAAAGGCGATCTCTGTGGCCGGAGAGCACAAGCGCGAAGGCGAACGCCGAGCGTTTGTGCAGTTCCTTATGGATAGCGCAAGCAGTCCAACCATCATCACCAACCGGGACGAACAGATCATTGGATTTAATCGAAGTGCTCTGGGTCTGGTGAAGGGACTAGCTCGCAACAAACGCATTGATCGGTTTTTGGATAGCCGGTTTCTGCAAACACCAGATACGGTTGCCGAGGGCATTCAAGTGGGAGATCGGCTGTGTCGGGTTCAGAAGAGCGCCTTTGAAGTCGATGGTGTGCGAGTGGGGCACCTTTATGCCTTAACCGCGGCGCCGCAGAGCAAGTCTGGATCTGAAGGTAAGACCAGCGGGCTTATTTATGAGTCTGGTCGCATGGCGGAGGTCGCGCACTTTCTTCAAGTTTACGGCGCTACTCCGGGCGCAGTTTTGCTTAGAGGTGAAACCGGGACTGGTAAGGAGCTTGCGGCGAGAATGATTCACGACTCCAGCGCCAACAAAGAGGGACCTTTTGTTGCTATCAACTGTGCCGCTATTCCCAGTGAGCTCTTTGAGTCAGAATTGTTTGGTTATGCCGATGGCGCTTTTACAAGCTCGCGTAGTGGTGGCAAATCCGGGTTGCTGGAAACCGCCAACAACGGCACCTTTTTCATGGACGAAATCAACTCTTTGCCTTTGCCGCAGCAGGCTAAACTTCTGAGGGTGCTGCAAGAGCGGGAAGTCCGGCCGGTCGGCTCGCGAAGGTCCATAGCTCTCAACATCAAGTTTGTCGCTGCATGTAACCACGATCTGCTGGAGGAGGTTCGAGCTGGTCGGTTTCGGGAAGATCTTTACTACCGGCTCAACGTGTTCATAGTGAATCTGCCGCCACTACGTGAGAGGCCAGACGATATTGAACCCCTGACCCGCCACTTTATCCAGTCACTCGGCAGGCAGTACGGAATTGATGCCGATGAAAATGCCTTGGCCGAGGTCTTGGTTCCCCGATTCAGGCGATATGGTTGGCCTGGCAATGTTCGCCAGCTGGAAAATCTGATGGAGCGTTTGCTGGTGTCGTCCACGCTTTATTCATCAACGGAACAGTTCGCGTCCCATCTTCAAAGCTTGGCCCCGGAGTTGTTCGAGTTGACAGATCTGGGCCAATCCGGGTTAACCGAGGGCTGTCACCTGCAGTCCGTCGAGCAGGAGGAAATCCTTAAGGTGCTTGGTCGCTTCGGGGGCAACAAGACCAAAGCTGCGGAGTACCTCGGCATCAGCCAGACCACACTCTGGCGTCGATTGAAACAGATGAGTGCCGATCCCCGGGCAGTGGGTAACGATCAATCCGGAGAATAA
- a CDS encoding RidA family protein has protein sequence MAIGTEPVHLDPDPFEHFFIGQGHCVGNLIFLSGQAAIDQIGGVVGPGDIDAQIDQAMANIERALNAVGSGVDRIFKITVYLTDMNNFESVIKMRERYFDKPWPADTTVGVSALALPELMVELDVIATRP, from the coding sequence ATGGCAATAGGTACAGAACCGGTCCACCTTGACCCCGACCCCTTTGAACATTTCTTCATTGGCCAAGGCCACTGTGTGGGAAATCTGATATTTCTGTCGGGCCAAGCAGCGATTGATCAGATTGGGGGCGTCGTTGGCCCGGGGGATATTGATGCCCAGATTGATCAGGCAATGGCGAATATTGAGCGGGCACTGAATGCCGTAGGGTCGGGCGTCGATCGCATTTTCAAGATCACTGTATACCTTACAGACATGAATAACTTTGAAAGCGTTATAAAGATGCGGGAACGCTACTTTGACAAACCCTGGCCTGCAGATACGACGGTCGGTGTGTCCGCACTGGCCCTGCCAGAATTGATGGTTGAGCTGGATGTGATTGCCACCCGGCCCTAA
- the leuD gene encoding 3-isopropylmalate dehydratase small subunit — MEAFKTHTGLVVPFDRSNVDTDAILPKQYLKMLEKTGFADFLFDDERYLDPGDVDIPVSERRPDPDFILNRAPYDRASILLARANFGCGSSREHAVWALKDFGVRAVIASSFGDIFFNNCFNNGLLPVILDESTIDELFNLASDTDGLELTVDLEQCEIRSPKKTWRFVVESGRRENLLSGLDEIGRTLTFSGSIQAYEANRRTLEPWLFE; from the coding sequence ATGGAGGCATTCAAAACACACACCGGTCTGGTCGTTCCTTTCGACCGGTCGAATGTGGACACCGACGCAATTCTGCCCAAGCAGTATCTTAAAATGCTGGAGAAAACCGGGTTTGCAGACTTCCTCTTTGATGATGAGCGATATCTGGACCCCGGTGATGTGGACATCCCCGTGTCGGAGCGCAGACCGGATCCCGACTTCATTCTGAACCGGGCGCCCTACGACCGTGCTTCCATCCTGCTGGCCAGGGCAAACTTTGGCTGTGGGTCATCCCGGGAACACGCGGTCTGGGCCCTGAAGGACTTTGGCGTTCGAGCGGTTATTGCCAGCAGTTTTGGGGATATTTTCTTTAACAACTGCTTTAACAATGGCCTGCTTCCGGTAATACTCGACGAGTCAACCATTGACGAATTGTTCAATTTGGCCAGTGACACGGACGGTCTGGAACTGACGGTGGATTTGGAGCAATGCGAGATTCGCAGTCCGAAGAAGACCTGGCGTTTCGTGGTTGAGTCGGGTCGGCGGGAGAACCTCCTCAGCGGTCTGGATGAGATAGGTCGTACCCTGACTTTTTCAGGCTCCATTCAGGCCTACGAGGCGAACCGAAGAACCCTGGAACCCTGGCTTTTTGAGTAG
- a CDS encoding hydantoinase/oxoprolinase family protein has product MSFRLGVDVGGTFTDLLLINDDTGATYTAKVPSTPSDSSVGVLNGIEKICRTSGIDPKQIRSVMHGTTVATNAILTQKGAKVGLVTTQGYKQVLHIARSFVPGGLGGWVIFNKQPLLAPLEHTVEAVERLSASGEVVTSLDEADIRTKLEELRDADIEALTVSLINAYASGVHEERIAEIAEEVMPGIPVSLSSRVVPEMQEYERTETTVVNSFVRPEVSSYLDHLEAEIQARLADDVQLSILRSDGGLATCDSASYTPVNLLLSGPAGGVAGAIWFCSRGGFDKVLTFDVGGTSTDVALIEDNHARLRRETRVGDVAVRAPSVDVRTVGAGGGSIAFVPELTKALRVGPDSAGAEPGPAAYNKGGEQPTVTDANVVLGYLPANQKLGGDMEIRKDLAEAAVQKVADAMGVPLKEAAEGIVRIANEHMFGALRLISVEQGYDPREFALCGFGGAGPLHANALGILMDAWPVIVPPSPGVLCAYGDATTRVKDEASRSLIKGFSQLDKESVVSILEGLTRQVTESLEKQDIPADQQTITWQADVRYQGQALLLTQDVSPDALRDQGLALLQSAFDAEHEQLFSFSLDEEHELVNLRAIARAPRPNITEREWATEATDLSAAITGESPIYFNGADHNATLYDRERLCPGHVLPGPAIVTEMDSTTVVFPGYQAEVDKVGNLLIEPVGRQGKE; this is encoded by the coding sequence ATGAGCTTTCGACTAGGGGTTGATGTGGGTGGTACCTTCACGGACTTGCTCCTCATCAACGATGATACCGGGGCAACCTATACCGCCAAGGTTCCCTCTACCCCCTCGGATTCGTCCGTGGGGGTACTGAACGGGATCGAGAAGATCTGCCGCACCTCGGGTATTGATCCAAAACAGATCCGCTCGGTGATGCATGGCACCACGGTCGCCACCAACGCCATCCTCACCCAGAAGGGTGCCAAGGTCGGTTTGGTGACTACCCAGGGGTACAAACAGGTTCTGCATATTGCCCGCTCGTTTGTGCCAGGTGGCTTGGGGGGCTGGGTTATCTTCAATAAACAGCCGCTGCTGGCCCCGCTTGAGCACACAGTGGAAGCGGTGGAGCGCCTGAGCGCCAGCGGCGAGGTGGTCACGTCGTTGGACGAGGCGGATATCCGGACGAAGCTCGAAGAGTTGCGTGACGCCGACATTGAAGCGCTGACAGTGTCACTGATCAACGCATACGCCAGCGGTGTCCACGAAGAGAGGATAGCCGAGATCGCCGAGGAGGTAATGCCTGGCATCCCGGTATCGCTCTCTTCCCGCGTGGTTCCGGAAATGCAGGAATATGAGCGCACCGAAACCACGGTGGTCAACAGCTTTGTGCGTCCAGAGGTTTCAAGTTACCTGGACCATCTCGAAGCGGAAATCCAGGCTCGTCTGGCCGATGATGTGCAGCTTTCGATCCTGCGCTCCGACGGTGGCCTGGCAACCTGTGACTCGGCATCCTACACACCGGTCAACCTGCTCCTCTCGGGCCCCGCCGGCGGTGTTGCCGGTGCGATCTGGTTCTGTTCCCGGGGTGGCTTTGACAAAGTACTTACCTTCGATGTCGGCGGTACCTCCACGGACGTAGCGCTGATCGAAGACAACCATGCACGCCTGCGCCGGGAGACAAGAGTGGGGGACGTGGCCGTTCGTGCTCCATCGGTCGATGTTCGTACCGTGGGTGCCGGCGGTGGTTCCATCGCGTTCGTACCGGAACTGACGAAAGCACTCCGTGTAGGCCCTGACAGTGCCGGCGCAGAGCCGGGCCCGGCGGCCTACAACAAGGGTGGCGAGCAGCCTACCGTGACCGACGCCAACGTGGTACTGGGCTACCTGCCTGCTAATCAAAAACTGGGCGGCGACATGGAAATCCGGAAGGACTTGGCCGAGGCTGCGGTCCAGAAAGTTGCGGACGCCATGGGCGTGCCACTGAAAGAAGCGGCGGAGGGAATTGTTCGCATCGCCAATGAGCACATGTTCGGAGCCCTTCGACTGATCTCTGTCGAACAGGGCTATGACCCCCGGGAATTCGCCCTGTGTGGCTTTGGTGGCGCAGGTCCGCTGCACGCCAACGCGCTTGGTATCCTGATGGATGCCTGGCCGGTGATTGTACCGCCATCTCCCGGCGTTCTCTGCGCCTACGGCGATGCGACCACCCGAGTGAAGGACGAGGCGTCCCGATCCCTGATCAAAGGCTTCTCTCAGCTGGACAAAGAGAGCGTGGTTAGCATTTTGGAAGGGTTGACCCGTCAGGTTACCGAGTCCCTGGAGAAGCAGGATATTCCGGCTGACCAGCAGACCATCACTTGGCAGGCGGACGTGCGTTACCAGGGCCAGGCATTGCTGCTGACCCAGGATGTGTCGCCGGATGCCCTCCGGGACCAGGGCCTCGCTCTTCTTCAGAGCGCATTTGATGCGGAGCACGAGCAGCTCTTCAGCTTCTCCCTCGACGAAGAACACGAACTGGTGAACCTGCGCGCTATTGCCCGGGCGCCACGCCCGAATATAACCGAGCGGGAATGGGCGACCGAAGCCACCGATCTGTCCGCTGCTATTACCGGTGAAAGTCCGATCTATTTCAACGGTGCCGATCATAACGCCACGCTTTATGATCGCGAGCGGCTCTGTCCGGGGCACGTCTTGCCTGGACCGGCTATCGTGACCGAAATGGATTCCACCACCGTCGTCTTCCCCGGCTATCAGGCGGAAGTGGATAAGGTGGGTAACCTGTTGATTGAACCTGTCGGCCGCCAGGGCAAGGAGTAA
- a CDS encoding hydantoinase B/oxoprolinase family protein yields the protein MPANIIQPNSTPLQKVDVDTVTLDIIENAMANARNEMDAVLFRTAMSPGIREQGDAFPMIANHEGKMVVGQFGSFITGFIQSYNGDIEEGDIFLTNDPYMCDGAVSHLPDWLVLVPVFKDGRLINWAAMFGHMSDVGGKVPGSLPTDAQTIFEEGIRIPPVKIYKKGELNHDVLELILHNVRMPRWNRSDFNAIVASCRTAGRRCVELAQRFGDDIFSSALGMMLERNYIAMREIIRNVVPEDKRSFEDYICDDGAGLGPYTIRCTMWREGDKAIFDFEGTDPQAPSSVNFYLNEEMFKMFFGAFTINLFDPSILFNDGFYDLVEVRIPQGSILKPNFPAALSCRTHLLGRIFDVMGGLLGQGTPDAMSAAGFSDSPHFMYSGYDDKGEWFQLFQIGFGGIPGRPVGDGPDGHSLWPGFTNVPNEFVEAYFPLRIETYETIIDSGGAGKHRGGNGIRVGYRLLADGEISIHDDRWLTYPWGVNGGDPGMRSRKELVKANGERRVLPSKCDHIKVEKGDLVVFDTWGGGGWGNPLERDPAAVATDVVKGLISVDGARRYGVVLDAKGAIDQSATEALRTEMAGSRDNDALFSRGGTIEQIKARCEAETGLPAPATPVWNTAGVH from the coding sequence ATGCCTGCGAATATCATTCAGCCAAACAGCACCCCGTTGCAAAAGGTCGACGTGGATACCGTGACACTCGACATCATCGAGAACGCCATGGCGAACGCCCGCAATGAGATGGATGCAGTCCTGTTTCGGACCGCCATGTCCCCGGGCATCCGGGAGCAGGGTGATGCTTTTCCGATGATTGCCAATCACGAGGGCAAGATGGTGGTAGGGCAGTTCGGCTCTTTCATCACAGGCTTCATCCAGTCCTACAACGGCGATATCGAGGAAGGCGACATCTTCCTCACCAATGACCCCTACATGTGTGACGGGGCAGTGAGCCACCTGCCGGACTGGCTGGTGCTGGTCCCGGTGTTCAAGGACGGCCGCCTGATTAACTGGGCTGCCATGTTCGGCCATATGTCGGACGTTGGCGGCAAGGTACCGGGTAGTCTGCCCACCGACGCCCAGACCATCTTCGAGGAGGGGATTCGCATCCCGCCCGTGAAGATCTACAAGAAGGGCGAGCTGAACCACGATGTGCTGGAATTGATCCTCCATAACGTGCGGATGCCGCGCTGGAACCGCTCGGATTTCAACGCCATCGTCGCTTCCTGCCGCACCGCCGGACGCCGCTGCGTAGAGCTTGCCCAGCGATTCGGTGACGACATCTTCAGCAGTGCCCTTGGCATGATGCTGGAGCGTAACTATATCGCGATGCGGGAAATCATCCGCAACGTGGTGCCCGAGGACAAGCGCTCGTTTGAAGACTACATCTGTGACGACGGCGCTGGTCTTGGGCCCTATACCATCCGTTGCACCATGTGGCGTGAAGGTGACAAAGCGATTTTTGATTTCGAGGGTACCGACCCCCAGGCTCCGTCCTCAGTGAACTTCTACCTCAACGAGGAGATGTTCAAGATGTTCTTCGGTGCCTTTACCATCAACCTGTTTGACCCGTCGATCCTGTTCAACGATGGCTTCTACGATCTGGTGGAGGTTCGGATTCCCCAGGGTAGTATTCTCAAGCCGAATTTCCCGGCGGCGCTGTCTTGCCGGACTCACCTGCTCGGTCGCATTTTCGACGTGATGGGCGGGCTGCTGGGTCAGGGCACGCCGGATGCCATGAGTGCCGCGGGATTCTCTGATTCTCCGCACTTCATGTACTCCGGCTACGATGACAAGGGCGAGTGGTTCCAGCTCTTCCAGATCGGTTTCGGTGGTATTCCTGGCCGGCCGGTCGGCGATGGCCCGGATGGCCACAGTCTTTGGCCCGGCTTTACCAACGTGCCCAACGAATTCGTGGAGGCTTACTTCCCGCTCCGCATCGAAACCTATGAAACCATCATTGATTCCGGTGGTGCGGGCAAACACCGCGGCGGCAACGGCATCCGTGTAGGGTATCGCTTGCTGGCAGACGGAGAAATTTCCATCCACGATGATCGCTGGTTGACCTACCCTTGGGGCGTTAACGGAGGCGACCCCGGGATGCGCAGTCGGAAGGAATTGGTGAAGGCAAATGGCGAACGCCGGGTACTGCCCTCCAAGTGCGACCATATCAAGGTGGAAAAAGGCGATCTCGTTGTCTTTGACACCTGGGGTGGCGGCGGTTGGGGCAACCCCCTGGAGCGGGATCCGGCGGCAGTGGCAACCGACGTGGTGAAAGGGCTGATCAGCGTTGACGGTGCCCGTCGCTATGGTGTGGTCCTGGATGCTAAAGGCGCCATTGACCAGTCGGCCACCGAGGCCTTGCGTACAGAGATGGCCGGCAGTCGTGATAACGACGCTCTGTTCTCAAGGGGTGGCACCATCGAGCAGATCAAGGCTCGTTGTGAAGCTGAGACGGGATTGCCCGCGCCGGCAACGCCGGTTTGGAACACCGCAGGGGTGCACTGA
- a CDS encoding isochorismatase family protein gives MALSSNVLKRGQRYALILVDLSVGFTDPSQSPLASESDDVVEANRVLLERFRERGWPVFFTTVAYSEPSQASVFREKLPALNVLEAGSGLVEMDSRLQPRSDEPVLVKHWASGFFGTDLDDRLKAAGVDGTVVTGLTTSGCVRATALDSLQHNYRTLIPREAVGDRDPDAHEANLRDLGIKYADVMSLSELLAFLD, from the coding sequence ATGGCCCTGTCATCCAACGTGCTGAAACGGGGACAGCGCTATGCGCTGATCCTCGTGGATCTCAGCGTCGGCTTTACCGACCCGTCACAGAGCCCTTTGGCGTCCGAGTCTGACGACGTGGTTGAAGCCAACCGGGTGTTGCTTGAACGTTTCCGGGAACGCGGCTGGCCGGTGTTTTTCACCACCGTCGCGTATTCGGAGCCGTCCCAGGCTTCGGTATTCCGGGAGAAACTGCCGGCACTCAACGTACTGGAAGCCGGTTCCGGGCTCGTGGAGATGGACTCAAGACTGCAACCCCGGAGCGACGAGCCGGTCCTCGTAAAACACTGGGCCAGCGGATTTTTTGGTACCGATCTGGATGACCGGCTCAAGGCCGCTGGCGTGGACGGAACGGTGGTTACGGGTCTGACAACCAGTGGCTGTGTGCGGGCCACGGCGCTGGACAGCCTTCAGCATAACTATCGGACCCTGATCCCGCGGGAAGCGGTCGGAGACAGGGATCCTGACGCCCACGAAGCGAACCTGCGGGATCTGGGGATCAAATATGCGGACGTTATGTCTCTCAGCGAATTGCTTGCGTTTCTTGACTAG
- a CDS encoding fatty acid--CoA ligase: MAQTRILPPAENAYEYPLLIKRLLLSGPRYNPDQEIVYSNRSKYTYTDLVERIHRLANALTDAGVKPGDTVAVMDWDTPRYLECFFAIPMIGAILHTVNIRLSPDQIVYTMNHAEDDVVLVHDDFLPIIEAVKDEIKTVKTWIQLTDSDNAQQAPVEAVGEYEDLLARANDKFDFPDFDENSVATTFYTTGTTGNPKGVYFSHRQLVLHTLAMTGTVASFDEMPLMRSSSVYMPVTPMFHVHAWGVPYAATMMGIKQVYPGRYEPELLVDLLKEHKVTFSHCVPTIMQMMMATESIKTADLSNWHVLIGGSALTKGLCDAGAKLGIKLYTAYGMSETCPLLCASHLKPEDLELPLEQQTAIRVKTGIATPMVELEIVDPEGNPVPHDGEAKGEIVARAPWLTQGYFKEPEKGEQLWEGGWLHTGDVASMEPDNTITIKDRIKDVIKTGGEWLSSLDLENLISQHSAVAGAAVVGVPDEKWGERPHALVTLKPGEQASAEDIQNHLKQFVESGEINKWAIPEHIDFVEDIPKTSVGKINKKLIRDQLQ; encoded by the coding sequence ATGGCACAGACACGCATTCTACCCCCGGCTGAAAACGCCTATGAGTACCCGCTGCTGATCAAACGACTCCTGCTCTCGGGCCCCAGGTACAATCCAGACCAGGAAATTGTCTACTCCAACCGCAGCAAGTACACCTATACGGATCTCGTCGAGCGCATTCACCGTCTGGCAAACGCATTGACCGATGCCGGCGTGAAACCGGGCGATACCGTTGCGGTCATGGACTGGGATACCCCCCGGTACCTGGAGTGCTTCTTTGCCATTCCGATGATTGGCGCCATTCTGCACACGGTCAACATCCGGTTGTCGCCGGACCAGATCGTTTACACCATGAACCACGCCGAAGACGATGTGGTTCTGGTTCACGACGACTTCCTCCCGATCATTGAGGCCGTCAAAGACGAGATCAAAACGGTCAAGACCTGGATTCAGCTCACCGACAGCGATAACGCACAACAGGCACCTGTTGAGGCTGTCGGGGAGTATGAGGACCTTCTCGCAAGAGCCAATGACAAGTTCGACTTCCCCGATTTCGACGAAAACAGTGTAGCGACCACCTTCTACACCACGGGCACCACCGGCAATCCCAAAGGTGTCTACTTCAGCCACCGCCAGCTGGTACTGCACACGCTGGCCATGACGGGCACCGTGGCGTCATTCGACGAGATGCCGCTGATGCGTTCCTCATCGGTCTACATGCCAGTGACGCCCATGTTCCATGTGCATGCCTGGGGCGTGCCCTATGCCGCCACTATGATGGGCATCAAACAGGTATATCCGGGCCGCTATGAGCCGGAGCTACTGGTGGATCTGCTCAAGGAACACAAAGTGACTTTCTCTCACTGCGTGCCCACGATCATGCAGATGATGATGGCCACCGAATCCATCAAGACGGCCGACCTGAGCAACTGGCACGTCTTGATCGGCGGCAGCGCACTCACCAAAGGGCTTTGCGACGCCGGGGCCAAGCTCGGCATCAAACTTTACACCGCCTACGGCATGTCTGAGACCTGTCCGCTGCTCTGCGCGTCGCACCTGAAGCCCGAAGACCTGGAACTGCCTCTTGAGCAGCAAACTGCGATCCGGGTGAAGACCGGTATTGCGACGCCCATGGTTGAGCTGGAAATTGTGGACCCCGAAGGCAACCCGGTCCCCCATGATGGCGAGGCCAAGGGAGAGATCGTGGCCCGCGCGCCATGGCTGACCCAGGGTTACTTCAAGGAGCCCGAGAAAGGCGAACAGCTCTGGGAAGGTGGCTGGCTTCACACCGGCGACGTGGCTTCCATGGAGCCGGACAACACCATCACCATCAAGGATCGCATCAAGGACGTGATCAAGACCGGTGGCGAGTGGCTGTCTTCACTGGATCTGGAAAACCTGATCAGCCAGCATTCCGCTGTCGCCGGTGCTGCGGTGGTTGGCGTGCCTGATGAAAAATGGGGCGAACGCCCGCATGCTCTGGTCACCTTGAAGCCGGGCGAGCAAGCCAGTGCAGAGGATATCCAGAACCATCTGAAGCAGTTTGTGGAAAGCGGCGAGATCAATAAATGGGCGATCCCGGAGCATATTGATTTCGTGGAAGATATTCCGAAGACCAGTGTTGGCAAGATCAACAAGAAACTGATTCGGGATCAGTTGCAGTAA
- the leuC gene encoding 3-isopropylmalate dehydratase large subunit: protein MAARTLYDKLWQRHLVDELPDGSALLYIDRHLLHEVTTPQAFSGLRSAGRKPWRIPANVAVPDHAVPTRKRELGVAGIADRVARKQVETLSRNCEEFGIPLIELEDARQGIVHVVGPEQGLTLPGMTIVCGDSHTSTHGAFATLAMGIGTSEVEHVLATQTLRTQKQKNMRVVFEGQPGFGVTPKDLILALIGRIGTAGGNGYAIEYAGAAIRNLSMEGRMTICNMSIEAGARAGMVAYDRVTEQYVEGRPQAPVGERLEQAREYWRTLVSDAEADFDREEHFPLEALVPQVTWGTSPEMVTGIDGKTPDLSQLAPEKRESARRALDYMGLEPGRPLKGLSIDKVFIGSCTNARMEDLRAVANLVQGQKVHRSVKQALIVPGSGQVRLQAEREGLDMIFRNAGFEWRAAGCSMCLGMNDDRLNPGERCASTSNRNFEGRQGKGGRTHLMSPLMAAAAALAGEITDVREV, encoded by the coding sequence ATGGCTGCGCGTACGCTCTACGACAAACTCTGGCAGCGCCACCTGGTGGATGAACTGCCTGACGGTTCCGCGTTGCTCTACATCGACCGTCATTTGCTGCACGAAGTGACCACGCCCCAGGCTTTTTCCGGTCTGCGCTCGGCTGGTCGAAAGCCCTGGCGAATTCCGGCCAATGTAGCGGTGCCCGATCATGCCGTACCAACCCGGAAACGGGAACTCGGCGTCGCAGGTATTGCCGACCGTGTTGCGCGAAAACAGGTGGAAACCCTGTCGCGTAATTGCGAGGAATTCGGTATTCCGTTGATTGAACTGGAAGATGCCCGGCAAGGGATCGTACACGTGGTGGGTCCGGAGCAGGGCCTGACCTTGCCGGGCATGACCATCGTTTGCGGCGACTCTCATACCTCCACTCACGGCGCTTTCGCGACGCTCGCCATGGGAATCGGTACCAGCGAGGTGGAGCATGTGCTGGCCACCCAGACCCTGCGGACCCAGAAACAGAAAAACATGCGAGTGGTGTTCGAAGGTCAGCCAGGTTTCGGGGTGACCCCAAAAGACCTGATTCTGGCGCTGATTGGGCGTATAGGGACCGCTGGCGGCAACGGATATGCCATTGAATACGCCGGTGCAGCCATTCGTAACCTGTCCATGGAGGGGCGCATGACCATCTGCAACATGAGCATTGAAGCCGGTGCCCGGGCAGGCATGGTTGCTTATGACCGGGTGACGGAACAATACGTGGAGGGCAGACCCCAGGCGCCAGTTGGCGAGCGCCTGGAGCAGGCTCGTGAGTATTGGCGCACGTTGGTTTCGGATGCGGAGGCAGATTTTGATCGCGAGGAGCATTTTCCGCTGGAAGCCCTGGTGCCGCAGGTAACCTGGGGCACATCCCCAGAGATGGTCACCGGTATTGATGGCAAAACCCCGGATCTTTCTCAGCTGGCGCCGGAGAAGCGGGAATCGGCCAGGCGGGCTCTGGACTACATGGGGCTTGAGCCCGGGCGCCCCCTGAAGGGGTTGTCAATCGACAAGGTTTTCATTGGTTCTTGCACCAATGCCCGCATGGAGGACTTGAGAGCCGTCGCTAATCTGGTGCAGGGACAGAAAGTGCACCGGTCGGTGAAACAGGCTCTGATTGTTCCAGGGTCTGGCCAGGTTCGCCTGCAGGCAGAGCGGGAAGGTCTGGATATGATTTTTCGAAATGCTGGTTTCGAGTGGCGGGCGGCGGGATGCTCAATGTGCCTCGGTATGAATGATGATCGGCTTAACCCTGGCGAGCGCTGTGCCTCCACTTCTAACAGGAACTTTGAAGGCAGGCAGGGCAAGGGTGGTCGGACTCATCTGATGAGTCCGCTGATGGCCGCTGCGGCTGCGTTGGCGGGCGAAATCACCGATGTGAGGGAGGTATAG